AACCTGATACCTATTTTATCAATAACAACAAGAATTCTATAAGTTTAAATGATTTAATAAACAAACCATTGATAATAGATCACAAATTTAAAGATATGCTAATTTCCACCTGCCACCAAGCTGGTTTTGAGCCAACAATTTTGTGTGAAAATGAAGATGCAAGATCAGTTCTTCTATGGGCTCATACAGAAATAGGCATAGGTATACTACCTAAATCTGCTGCTGATCTCATCCCGGGATTGGGCTTAAAATATATTGAAATAGACGAATTATCCTTAAAAACCAGACCTGCAGTTGTATGGGTAAAAAACAGATATTTATCTGATGTGGCTAAAAATTTTATAGAAATGTTTAAGGCAGATTAATTTACATTGTAACAGAATTTATATATAGATATTCAACTTAAATATGTTCTAATTATACATTGGACATATATACTTACTTCAACTTTAAAATATCAATAAAACAATATAGAGGTGTATATCCATATGAGACTTCACAGACTTTTAGGCATTATAATGCTTCTTAATTCCCGTGGAACAATGAAGGCTGGAAATCTGGCTAAATTACTTGAAACCTCAGAGAGAACCATATACAGAGATATTGATATACTTTGTGAATCAGGTATTCCCATCACCTCCACTTCCGGTCCTAAAGGAGGCTTTTCCTTTATGGAAGGCTATAAAATAAATTCAAAGGATTTGGAAACTGGAGACGTATTTAATATTTTACTTTCTAGTATGGGGATAGTGACTGAAAAGAATACAGAAACATCTCAGCAGTTAAAAAACTCCATCTTAAAGCTTGAAAATAGTTTATCTGAAGAACATAGAAATGAGATTATTAAAGCTAAGGAAAGATTTTTTATTGATTCACAGCCTTGGTGGGGTAGGAAAATTGAGAATAAAAATGTAGATATAATAAAAAAGTCTTTATTTAATTTAAAAAAGTTAAAAATATACTACAAAAAATTTACTGGAGAAATATCGGAAAGAATTATAAGACCTTACGGTGTGGTAGTAAAAAATTCGCAGTGGTATATGACAGCTTTTTGTGAACTAAAAAATGAAGTAAGAATCTTTAAATGCAGCAGGATTGAAGCTGTAGAAATACTTAAGGAAACCTTTAAAATGCCTGAAAACTTTTCCTTAGAAAGATTCTGGAATACCAGCAAAGAAAAATTTGTAAATCAACCCACTCCTAACTTAAAACATAATTCATACCCTGTTAAGATTAAATTTTATGAAGAAAAGAAAAAATTACTGGAAGGTTTTCATATACAATCTTCTATACAATTATCAAATAAATGGCTCTATACTATTGATATGTTAAGCTTTGAAACTGCCTGCAATGTAATCTTCCCTCTATGTGACAGAATAGAAGTTTTAGAACCCTTAGACCTTAGAGAGTACATAATAACAAAAACCAATAAGATTTTAAATTTATATAAATCCAAATAAATTCCTGACACAATGTTGGCAACAATTCATTGGTATAATTAAGACATAAAATAGATGGAGGGAATAATTATGGAAAACAAATTAGTAACTATACAAGGTTTCAAAGCTGTAGGTATTACCTACTTTGGCAATAATAGCAATGGAGAAATCCCAAATCTTTGGCAGGTATTCAATAGCCGCTATAATGATATAAAACATAAAAGTAAATCCATGTTATGCTATGGCATATGTGATGATGAAATGGATTCTCAGGGCAGATTTCATTATACTGCCTGTTCACAAGTGGATAGCTTTCAAGATATACCTGAAGGCATGGAAACAAAAATTGTACCACCAGGCAAATATCTCTTATATACCTATACTGGGGATATAAAAGACATAGGTGTTTTTTACAATAATCTATTTACAAAATATCTTCCCGCTTCAGGTCATGAAATTGACTTAAGACCTCAATTTGAATTATACGATTCAAGATTTATGAATACTGGAGAATTCGACATATATATACCTGTTAAATAAGAGCATAAAAAAATGTCTCACAATGCGTATAAGTATTATGAGACATTTTCTTCTTTTTTATAAATTACTCATGGGCTATTAACCTAATACTCATAACTTCTTTAATATTTTTCCTACTCTGCCTCTTTTGTTCTCTACATCTACCTTATATCTCACAATTATCAGGATCAGATGTAAATGCAGTCTTCCTTCCACTTAGATCAACTATATTTACATCCCGTATATACTCCTCTACTATATCCATGGATAGATTAACCCAGCTTTCACAGTTATCAAGTATTATGGAATCACTGGTAACTACCCTTTCCTGTTCATACAGAAAAGAATCTACCCTCTGCATAAGTTCTACTTCGGTATCCATAGTCCATTTTTCTGCATGCTTCAATATAAAACTCTTAAGCCTTCCAGAGTTAGATACATTCATGTCAAGAAAAAATTCAGCCTTTGATATATTAGCTTCATCCAGCTTTTTTCCTATGAGCTCCAGTGCAAAATCAGTTTTATCTATAACACTGTAAGTTCCCCGAAGCCCCGCCAAGTCTCTAAGAGTATTGTCATTACATAATACAAGAACTCCCTTTGACAGTGCTGCTTCCAGTGTAATAATTAGATTAAATCCATCTATGTATAGACACTTATTCCTACAGTCAGATAACTGAATCTGCTTTTTTTCCCTTATGCTGCACTTTTCCTGTGATGAGGTTGAACGGGTAAGAGCATTTCTCTGCCTCAGTGAAAATTGATAGTGATTTCCTATAATATTTACTACAGATTTATTATTGTATCCTCTATTAAGCATCCATTCCAATTCTTCCTGAGCTTTTTGGAGCTTTAAAACAGCTTCTTTTGAAAACCACCTGCCATCCTGCGGATCAGTACCTCTTCTTACTGTTTTTAATTTTGATTCCTCCAATAAATTCACCTCTATTAACTATTTTCCCATTGAAAAGAAGATATAAAGTCTTATTTATTTTTATCATCTTAAATCTTTTGTAAATAAGCTTTCTCCATTGCTTGAAATAACTTCTTTGTACCAATAAAAACTCTTTTTTCTGTACCTCTCAAGCGTTCCGTTTCCATCATCATTACGATCTACATAGATAAATCCATAACGTTTTCTAAATTCCGCTGTTGAAGCACTGACAAGATCAATACATCCCCAAGTGGTGTAACCTATTACTTCTACTCCGTCTTCAATAGCTTCAGATACTTGAATCAGGTGATCTTTTAAATACTTAATTCTATAATCATCAATTACAGTTTTATTTTCCTTTTCATCCCTTACAAGTTTATCCACTGCTCCTAAACCATTTTCCACAATAAACAAAGGTTTTTGATAACGATCATATAAAAGATTAAGTATATATCTAAGCCCCTGTGGATCTATCTGCCATCCCCAGTCAGAAGTTTTTAAATATGGATTTGGAACTCCCGATATAATATTTCCATTTCCCAGCTTCCTTTTTTCAGGATCTGCCGTAGCACAGGAACTCATATAATAGCTAAAAGAAACAAAATCTACTGTATTTTTAAGTATTTCTTCATCTGCAGGAGATTTTTTGATCTTAATATTATTATCTCTAAAATATCTGTCCATATACTTTGGATATGCCCCTCTAACCTGAACATCTGCAAAATATAAAATTTCTCTATCCTGTCTCATTGCTTCAAGTACATCGCTTGGATTACACGTTAGCGGATAGTTTGGAACTCCTTTTGGAGCTACATCCTGAGTTGATAGTCCCTTTCCATCTTCATTATAGGCACCTTCACATTGATTAGCTGCTACCGCTCCTACACTTTTTCCCATTATAAGGTTAGCTATTGGAACTGCTGCAAGAGCATATTATATATTTTCTATGCAAATTTTTTTATCACTTCAATAACTCCCTCTTCATATTCACCATCTGTTATAATATTTGCTATATTTTTCAATCCATCTACTGCATTGGCAACAGCCACTCCTATGTGTGCTTCTTCAATTAATTCCTTATCATTCATATGATTACCTATAGTTACAACTTCCTCATCCTTTATATTTAAATACTCTTTTAACTTTTTAAGTGCACTGCCTTTTGAAATGCCTTTTGTCAGTATTTCCATATAGTCATCCTCTGATATTACATATCTAAACTCACTTTTTGAAATTTCATCCAACTCATTCCAACACTGTTTATATTTCTCTACATCGCCTATTATTAAAATTTTATTTACTTCTATATTGGAATCTAAAAGACTTTTATCTATAATTTCACATTTTATCATTTCTTTTTTTTCATAAACAGAAATCCTATCCGTGTATTTAAGGCAAAATATTTGTCCATCATAAGAAAATATAACTGAAGCACCAAGTTCCTGAAGCCTATCCAAAAATAGAATCCAAGTTTTCAAAAGAAAAGTATCCGAATAGATTTGATTGCCCCCTTTATCAATTATCTCCGCCCCATTGTATACAATATAAGGAAAACTTATATCCAGTTCTTTGATTACAGATAAAGCAGCTTCTTTAGACCTCCCCGTAGCTATGGTAAATATTTTACCTTTTCTCTCAAAATTATGTATTTCCTCTATTAACTTTGATGAAATTTTATAGCCTTCTTTGTAACTATTGACTAAAGTTCCATCTAAATCCGATACAATCATTTTAATACTCATACAAAAACTCCTTACTTTTAATTATAAAATAATGAAAATTAGAGATTCAAAAAAACTCTATATCACCCCCTTCTTTTAAATCTGCTTTTAATATTCCTATTCTGCAAACTTATTTTTAGAGGATGATTAATGGTTTTCTCAAATCTCCACCAGTAATCATTCAATCTTTTAAATATTAATCTATACTGAAAATTTATTTTTTGAATTGATGTTCCATAAAGTACTATTACTGCAGGATACACCATCCACAGATAATCCCTTTATTAAATCTAGATGTAATAATATAGGTTTTTTCTTATTATAAATCTGAAAATTCTGTTCCATTAACTCATTTAATTTTCCATTCATTAATATTATAGATTAAACTTTATATCTTAATTGTAATATTGATATGTTAATTTTATATTATAGTGAGCTTAATTTTAAGTTAATTTAAGTTTTTATGAAATTCTACACAATAAAAAAACAAATTAGATTTTTCTAATTTGTTTTTTTATCCCTTTTCTTATAAAACAGCTTTATTTATTTAAAATATTTTTAAACTTCTATTTTAAAAATATCTTATCACAACAATCTGACAAATATAGGTACTACAATTACAGTTACAACACCAACAATTACTACTGCAATACTTGCCATAGCACCTTCTACTTCTCCTAGCTCAAGACTTCTTGCTGCACCTAATGCATGGCCTGAAGTACCTAAAGCCAATCCCTTTGAAATAGGATTTTTAACCTTGAATATATTAAGAAATTTAGTACCCACTGCATAGACAATTACAGCATTTAATATTACTGCAAAAGAAGTTATTGCTGGAATTCCGCCTATTCCCTGAGCTAGAGGCAATGCAATAGCTGTAGTTGAAGCCTCTGGAAGAAGAGATTTCATAACAGCTGAATCAAGTCCCAATAGTGTAGCTATTGTATAAACGATTGCAACTGAGAATATTGATCCTACAGTAATAGAAGCCAATATCTGTTTCCAGTATTTTTTCAGTTTATCTGCCTGTTTATATAGAGGAATAGCAAAAGCTATAGTAGCTGGTTCAAGAAAGAAATTAATTATTTTTCCACCATTATTGTAATCTGCATAGGAAAAATGACCTAATTTCAAAAATAATATTCCAAGAACCATTGACATAAATAACGGTGTAAAGAGGAAGAATCCTTTACTCTTTTTAAATAATATCATACCTATACCATAGGATATCAATGATACTAAAATTCCAAAGTATGGAGTCATATTACTAGTTCCCATTTAAATCACCTCTTTCTTAGTTCTATAACCTCTAGATTCACTGCCTAATCCCACTTTGTCATCTATGGCAGCTTTATTTTTATCTTTTGAATGAATTTCACTATGCTTTAACAGCATATCAGAGAATAATCCTGTTACCCCCAGCAAAATTACTGTAGCTGCAAAAATAACCAAACATATTGCAATTCCATACTTCTGCATTAATCCAAGAGAATTTATAACTGAGATTCCAGCTGGTACAAAGAAAAATCCTATTTTAGAATTTAGAGCCATTCCAAGATCTTCTACTTGTTCAAGCTTAACTGCCTTTGTACATAAAAGAATAAATAGGATTATCATTCCTATAACAGATGCTGGCATTGGAATCGGAAGTTTACTGGCTATAAAATTTGATACAATCATAATAACTGAAAAAATTATTGCCTGCATTATAAATCCAGAAGCTTTTTTACTACTCATTTCAATCACTCCTCATATAATCTTATTAAGTAACCGTATACATTGGTGTTTTTAATAACTATCTTTTCGTTGTCTCTATTATAAATCCATATACTATAAAATTATTATTTTTTGAATGAAATGCAAAAAAAGCTGCATGAAATACATTAATGCATTCATAATTTGCAGCAGTTTTAATTTATCATATATTCATAATTTGCTTAAAGTCTTTTATATGACTTCTGCTTACAGGTATTTCTTCCTCTATATCCTGAAGCTTTAAATTATAGGTATTGTTAAACCAAGGTATTATTTCTTTTATCTTCGTTATATTCACAATATAAGACCTGTGACATCTAAAAAATTTATCTTTTGGAAGATTATTACAAAATTCAGATAAACTGAGATTAACAGTATACTTTTCTTCTCTTGTAAGTACCTCTGTAATCCTCTCTTTAGCAGTACAGTAATATATATAATCCACATCAACTACTATAATCTTATCATTTTTCCACAAATTTATCTTATTGGATATGACAGCAGAACCTTTTTCGTTATCTCTCTCGTAGGCCATCTCCAGTTTTTTTAACATGGATTTTATTCTAGATTCATCATAGGGCTTTAAAATATAGTCAAAGGCCTCAACTTCAAAAGCTTCCACAGCATGTTCTCTATAAGCTGTTATGAATACTATATAGGGTCTTTTAGAAAATTTACTTATATTCTTTGCCAGTAACACTCCATCAATAGAGGCTATATTTATATCAAGAAATATAACATCCACTTCATTTTGCTGAATGAATTTAAGCACATCAAGTCCATCTTCAAATTCATCCACAATTTCTATACTGCTAAAATTCTTTATGAAATACTTTAATTCTTCTCTTGCTAAAAATTCATCTTCTACTATTATTCCCTTCACTGAATATCACCTCACACAAATCTGCGTCCTTTACCCTATGCATAAACAGTTTATAATGTGGTTTTTTATAATCCCATCAGTTTTATTTACTCATCTACATTTCTAACATAAAACTCTATTTTGGTCCCATTTTGAAGCTTTTCGATTTTAAGTCCTTCACCATAGATAAGTTTAAGCCTTGCATGTACATTATAGATACCTATTTTGTTTTCTGGCATACTGTCATTATAAACTTTGTCTATTATTTCATCGCTAATTCCCGGTCCCGTATCCTCAATAGTTATTTTAACTTTATCTTCACAGTCCTTAACACTTATTTTTACAATCCCCTGTCCTCTCACTTTTAATATGCCATGTATCACTGCATTTTCCACTAGAGGTTCTATTATAAGACTTGGTATTTTCACATGAACTTCATCTATATCATATATAACCTTTAATTTATCTCCAAATCTTGCCTTTTCAATTTCAATATAGTCTCTAACTTGCTTTAGTTCACTTTTTATATCTATAAGTTTATCGCCTATATCTATATTATATCTTAGATAACTGGATAAATTTATAATAAGTTCCCGTGCTTTATCAGGATTTATTCTTATAAATGAAGTTATAGCATTTAATGCATTAAATAAAAAATGAGGATTTATCTTGGTCTGCAATGCCCTTATTTCAGCTTTATTGGCCATTTCTCTTATATGTTCTACCTTTGAAACTTCCATTAATGTAGATATAATTTGCGAAAGTCCCACTGCAAGACACTCCAGGGAATAAGTTATTTTATGATCTCTCTTATAATATATTTTTAAAGTTCCTATAACCTCTTCCTTATCTTTAAGTGGTATTATTATAGCAGATTTTATTTTATTATTTATGTTATATACATCAAAATTATCGTTTATAATTTCTATTTTGCCACTTTTTATAGATCTTTTAGTAGCTTCCGTTATTATTTCCTTACCAGGGTCATAGTATTCCTCATCTTCTCCCACATAGGCAAGTATATATTTTTCATCTGTTATAGCTACTGCATCCGCTTTGATATCACCTTTTATAATAGTACATATTTTTTTAAGTGATTCACTGTTTATACTTCTAAAATAGGGAAGAGTTTTATTTGCTATATCCAGTGCCAGCTTTGCCTGAGTTCCCGCTATCTTGTCTCTTTCATCTTCCACACTTTGTATTAGAAGTACAATGAATCCCACATTCACCTCTCCAAGTATCATTGGAATAGATATTTTAGATACTATATCTATTCCCAGTTGATGAGGGACACTGAGGATAAGTATAAATATCATTGTTAGACCTTCACAGAACATTCCTGCAATTATGCCAGCTATCCACATATGATTTTTCTGTATCTTTTTATTTATATACCCCGCTACAAGACCTGCTACAATACTGCTTATGAGGCAGGGGAAAGATGTTACCCCTTGTATATTTATTAAATATCTATGTAATCCAGCAACTACTCCTGTAGTTATACCAACTACCGGTCCAAATAATATACCTCCTGATATTATAGTTATGATTCTTGTATTAACCAGTGAGCCTTCTACATCTATTCCTGTGTAATTTGCAATTATAGAAAATACAGAAAATATCATACATAAAATTATCAGGTCTTTTTTTTCATAACTGTTCTTTTGAAATACCCTTCTAAATCCCTGTATTCTGGTTAAAATAAACAGGAGAATAATTAAAAAAGCAGCCCTCTCAAACAATTTTCCCATCATGTTATAAGTATATATAAATTTAGAATATAACATTTAACCTATTATCACCTCTTAGGTATGTAAAACTTAACATTAATGTGTTAACTCTATATTATAGTAAGCTTAAAATTCAGTCAACTGCATACGATTTTGAAAATATTAAAAAAAGTCAGTTACACCTTTAAATATTCTTCATATTATATATTAGCAACTAATAAAATTGTTAATTTCTATTTTATTGGTTCTCAATATAAAACAGGAGAGTGTTAAAATGTCACTGTATTATTCTTCAGATAGCGAATCCAGTCATAAAACTAATCATTCTTTAAAGAAGAAGGATTGCCCAGCTTCCACACGTGGCAATTGTCCAAGCATCTGCAAATCTTGTGGAACTAGAGAATTAATTAGAAATGGGGGTTTTGAAACTCCAGGTACTAATATAGGCCAAGCCTTCGCATATTGGAATCAATCAGAGGCTCCTAATACTGCTTTTTCAATTGTCCCTATTCCGCATGAAGGAGTTAGCGCAGCAGCAATTTTAGCTTCAGCTTTTGAAACTACCACCTCAGCATCTTTATCTCAAAATGTTATTGTAACACCAGGTTGCCTATATCAACTCAGCTTTGCTGAAGACTTGTTCCTTCTTCTTATTATTATAGGTCAATCTCCATTATCTAAATATAAAATATTAAATGAATTAAATAAATTAAAAGATGTTGATACTGCTGCTAAGCTTAATTCATTTAAAAATCTAATCACTCAACAAAATGATGAAATTAATGCTACACTTTCTGCAAGAGTTTATTATTCAAAAGGTAATACTAAATTTGATTTAATAAATACAGAAATAGGATACACTTTAAACGAATTTACCGCACCTTTTTTCGTAGACAATGGATATCATTTCCACCAAAAAGCTGCAGACATTACAGTTCCTTGTGATGTATCCTCTGTTACTGTGGAATTCCGATTTACTTTTAGAAATGTATCACTAGTATCATGGCTTTTAGATAGTGTATCTCTTCGAGCAATATCTTCAACTTCCGTTTGTCATTAATACTGGTCACTGATTATCCTTTACTACTTTATTTTTCTTCCTATAATATCATATTTTTATAAAAACATCTTTGAGGTTATCCTGCTACTTAGGATAACCTCCTATATATTAAAACCATTATGAATAATACTAAATATTATTTTCCAGTTTTTCAATTTCCTTTTGTCCTCCAATAGCTACAATTATATCATCTTTAAATACTCTGGATTCTGAAGTAAGTGATATGTTTACTTCCATTCCTCTCTTTATCCCTATAATATTTATTCCGTATTTAGCTCTTACATGGAGTTCTCCAAGACTTTTTCCCCACCACTCTTTAGGACACAGGACTTCCGCTATTCTATATTCTGAAGACAATTTTATAAAGTCCAATATATTGCCAGAAGCCATGCTGTGGGCAACTCTTATAGCAGTATCCTTTTCAGGGAAAACCACCTTATCTGCTCCTATTTTATATAAAATTTTTGCATGTAGTTCTGTATTTGCCTTTGCCAGTATATATTTTATACCCATTTCCTTTAATAATAGGGTAACTACAACACTGCTCTGAATATCCACACCTATACCTATTATGGCAGCATCAAAATTATTTACTCCAAGAGCTTTAAGATTTTCTTCCTCTGTGGCATTTGCCTGAATAGCTTGAGTTACGTAGGGAGCTATGTATTGAACATTATCCTCCCTTGAATCCACTGCCAATACATCATTTCCCAGTTCAGAAAGAGTTATGGCTATGGATTTTCCAAATCTTCCAAGACCTATAACTAAATATTGCTTTTTTTTCATATAATCAGTTACCTCCATATTCGAATTTTATCCAATTAAAATTTTACTTTCAGGATACTTTATAGATTTAGGAATTCTTCTATTTACCATAGATAATATTATTGTAAGACTGCCTAATCTTCCAAAAAACATTAGAATAGCTATAATAATTTTCCCCACAGAACTTAACTCTGGTGTAAAATTTAAAGTTAATCCTACAGTTCCAAAAGCTGATACACACTCAAATAATATAGTTTCTAAAGGTACTCCTTTCTCAGTTATACCTAACATCATACAAGATATTAGAATTAAAAACATGTCAATTATAACTATTACAATAGCCTTATATACTAAATCTTTTTTTATTGTTCTATTATATATTTCAGTATCCTGTCTGCCTTTTATTACTGATATTACTGTCATTATAATTAAAGCTGCAGTGGTTGTTTTTAATCCTCCTGCTGTGGAACCTGGTGACCCACCTATAAACATCAATATAATAGTTAGAAATTTACTGTTTCCACTTATATCTGTAAGAGAAATGGTATTAAAGCCTGCGGTTCTTGGGGTAACTGAAGCAAAAAATGATGACAACAATTTATTACTAATAGTCATATTTCCCATAGTAGCCGGGTTATTTAATTCAAATAAAAAGAACAATACAATACCAGAAATTAAAAGAAAGAGAGTCATTGTTATAACAATTTTCGAATGAAGAGATATTTTTTTTATATCCTTAAAATCCCTTAAACTATATATTTCCTGCCATACGAAAAATCCCAGGCCTCCAATTATGATTAGAAAGCCTATAGTTAATATTATTATAGGATTATTATAATATGGGGTTAAACTTCTCCCATTTCCAATAAGATCTATACCAGCGTTACAAAAAGCAGAAATTGAATGAAATATTGAATAAAACAAGCCCTTTCTAAATCCAAATTCCGGTATAAATTGGATGGATAAAAGGGTCGCTCCAATTCCTTCTACCAAAAAGGTAAATATGAGTATATATTTTGACATTTTTACAAGCCCTTGAATATTAAAAGAATTTAGAGACTGTTGAATTAATAATCTTTCTTTTAACGTTATCTTTCTTCCTAAAATTAATGCAATAAGAGTGGAAATTGACATAAATCCCAATCCACCAACTTGAATCAAACACAAAATTACTACTTTTCCAAAATCACTCCAATGAGTCCCTGTATCCACAGTAACAAGACCTGTTACACAAGTTGAAGATGTGGCTACAAATAATGAATCTATGAAATTTGTATAAGTATAATTTTGAGATGATATTGGAAGCCACAATAAAATGGCACCTATAAATATTATCAATAAAAAACCAAATATTAAAATCTGAAGTTCATTTATTTTAAATAATTTTATATTTTTAAAATTCATTGAGAAATTCTCCCTCTATTCTTTAGTATTTACACTTAACACCCTATGATAAATGTTTAATTTTATAGTTAATTATAAATGTATTTTAAAATCTGTATCTTGATTTCATTAAAACTTTTGTAAACTATTTATATAATATATTGCTCAATTTTTTATTCATTTTTCTGTACTTGTATATTCCTAAAACTATAGGGATTATACTAAATATTCCACATACTATACCCAAAACATAAGTAAAAGTATCATCAAATAATTTTATCAGTGAAATAGCTATAATAATTAAACTTATTCCTGTTCTTATATAAGCTAACAACGTTCTCTCATTAGCAAGAGCTGTTCTGTCTGCAGCTAGAAAATCTCTTAATATCATATCTT
This genomic window from Clostridium pasteurianum DSM 525 = ATCC 6013 contains:
- a CDS encoding DUF202 domain-containing protein, with product MSNMDDNSEETVYNFNKKDMILRDFLAADRTALANERTLLAYIRTGISLIIIAISLIKLFDDTFTYVLGIVCGIFSIIPIVLGIYKYRKMNKKLSNILYK